In one Butyrivibrio proteoclasticus B316 genomic region, the following are encoded:
- a CDS encoding ATP-binding protein → MRDIDKIIEDDENQVVEWKESWQDKYLEWICGYANAQGGTLYIGVDDNGNVIGLDSKVQKKLLEDIPNKITAAFGITCDVNLKSKDKKKYIQVEVKKSRLPLNLHGRYYYRTGSVKKEITGFELTEFIIKSTGTSYDAMVSDITRDKLTFEAFKKRYLDVLSGNHDFEEDLISFRLMQEDGQMTNAGVLFADQWNIHHSRMFCTRWNGLDKAGSVQDALDDLEITGSLLSLFDNAMDFVRKNSKKGWRKDKDKRVELPDYPERAVEEGLVNALIHRSYLQTGAHSQIDIYDDRMVITNPGGMYDGSEVQLLDLRHVPSKLRNPILADVFGRLRLMERRGSGFKKILDAYESEERYTDSLKPEFYTDGYNFFLTLWNLNYAYDKAQNKAQIKAQIKAQIKAQRGTLSDRDYILLLIKENPTITQEELANIMGKSRRSVQMLMKQLIEDDAIERLGSKKQGTWILK, encoded by the coding sequence ATGCGAGATATAGACAAAATAATTGAAGATGACGAAAATCAGGTGGTTGAATGGAAAGAGTCATGGCAGGATAAGTATCTAGAGTGGATCTGTGGCTATGCCAATGCCCAGGGTGGGACTCTCTACATAGGAGTTGATGATAATGGCAACGTTATTGGATTAGATTCAAAGGTACAAAAGAAGCTATTAGAGGATATTCCAAATAAAATTACTGCAGCATTTGGAATAACTTGTGATGTGAATCTCAAGTCAAAAGATAAAAAGAAGTATATTCAGGTTGAGGTAAAAAAATCGCGATTACCTTTAAATCTCCACGGAAGATATTATTACCGTACTGGAAGTGTAAAGAAGGAGATTACTGGATTTGAACTAACTGAATTCATTATAAAAAGCACAGGAACGTCATATGATGCTATGGTTTCAGACATAACTCGTGATAAGCTGACGTTTGAAGCGTTCAAAAAAAGATATCTTGATGTACTGTCTGGTAATCACGATTTTGAAGAAGATCTTATTAGCTTTAGATTAATGCAAGAAGACGGACAAATGACAAACGCAGGTGTTTTGTTTGCTGATCAATGGAATATTCATCATTCAAGAATGTTTTGTACAAGATGGAATGGTTTGGATAAAGCGGGTTCTGTCCAAGATGCTCTGGATGATCTGGAAATCACTGGTAGTTTATTATCACTCTTTGATAATGCAATGGATTTTGTTAGAAAAAACTCAAAAAAAGGATGGAGAAAAGACAAAGATAAAAGAGTAGAATTGCCGGATTATCCAGAACGTGCAGTAGAAGAAGGATTAGTCAATGCACTCATTCATAGAAGTTATTTGCAAACAGGAGCTCATAGCCAGATTGATATTTATGATGATCGAATGGTTATTACTAATCCAGGGGGAATGTATGATGGTTCTGAGGTTCAATTACTAGATTTGAGACATGTCCCTTCTAAGCTTAGAAATCCAATACTGGCCGATGTTTTTGGACGCTTACGTTTGATGGAGAGAAGAGGCAGTGGATTCAAGAAGATACTTGATGCCTATGAATCTGAAGAAAGATATACAGATAGTTTAAAGCCAGAGTTTTATACTGATGGTTATAATTTCTTTCTTACTCTATGGAACTTGAATTATGCTTATGATAAAGCGCAAAATAAAGCGCAAATTAAAGCGCAAATTAAAGCGCAAATTAAAGCGCAAAGAGGTACTTTATCTGATAGAGATTATATATTGCTCCTGATTAAGGAGAATCCAACCATAACACAAGAAGAATTGGCAAATATTATGGGGAAGTCACGAAGATCAGTACAGATGCTGATGAAGCAGCTGATAGAGGATGATGCTATTGAAAGACTTGGATCTAAGAAACAGGGAACATGGATTTTAAAATGA
- a CDS encoding DUF6680 family protein, translated as MRTIDIINIIAIIVSPVVAVVVGQILQDRRKKRSDKMEIFKTLMISRGLGWSTESVKALNIIEVVFSDDQSVLNQWKIYYDRLCVENPNEMELSKIKTEGDKLLDVMAKSLGYKEKVTWETIQKPYIPKGLSDNIIQQQQYQSAQLDIMNAASIYFQQMKNESQK; from the coding sequence ATGCGAACAATAGACATAATTAATATAATTGCAATAATAGTTTCCCCGGTTGTTGCAGTAGTTGTTGGCCAGATTTTACAAGACAGGAGAAAGAAGCGCTCTGATAAGATGGAGATTTTTAAAACACTAATGATAAGTAGAGGTTTGGGCTGGTCTACAGAAAGTGTTAAGGCATTGAACATTATTGAGGTTGTTTTTAGTGATGATCAATCTGTATTAAATCAGTGGAAGATTTATTATGATAGATTGTGTGTAGAGAATCCAAATGAAATGGAGCTTTCAAAGATTAAAACGGAAGGGGATAAACTCCTTGATGTTATGGCGAAATCATTGGGATATAAAGAAAAAGTCACCTGGGAGACTATACAGAAACCATATATTCCCAAAGGGCTATCGGATAATATTATTCAACAGCAGCAATACCAAAGTGCACAGTTAGATATAATGAACGCTGCTAGTATATATTTTCAGCAGATGAAAAATGAAAGTCAAAAATAG
- a CDS encoding IS1182 family transposase, translated as MRLNKILQGDYTVSSLHHQIKLPLDIEISIPSDDPVRLLSAFVEEMNLSDLYKTYDRIRKGQASPRQMLKIVIYAAMNRIYSSRDIESACKRDINFMYLLDGAPAPDHSTIARFISMHLSQCAKQIIAQVGTILLELGEISGENIFIDGTKIESVANKYTFVWKKAVSKNMIKLTEKICVFCAGCEELYGIKVVYNDQISLHTLKRLRKKLYKLKEDEGIEFVHGIGKRKTQLQRSLEALEEYIEKLKEYNHKLYVCGTRNSYSKTDTDATFMRMKEDAMLNGQLKPAYNLQHGVDSEYVTWLDVFPAPTDTITLIPFLKDMESHLTFKYKNIVADAGYESEENYIFIESNEQAAYIKPQNYELSKTRKFRNDISRRENMDYDPESDCYTCRNGQQLPAVSKRTQKSATGYQREVTIYECSSCNNCPYKKDCIKGNNCKTAFEDRNKKLSVSRKMEEKRAECLERITSDYGTQLRMNRSIQAEGSFANVKEDMNFRRYLYRGKENVLTQSILLAIGYDINKLHHKIADERTGTHLFELKKVS; from the coding sequence ATGCGACTAAACAAAATCTTACAAGGAGATTATACAGTTTCTTCCTTGCATCATCAAATCAAACTTCCGCTCGACATAGAAATTTCTATCCCATCCGATGATCCGGTGCGCCTGTTAAGTGCATTTGTGGAGGAAATGAATCTTTCTGATCTGTATAAAACTTATGACAGAATCAGAAAAGGCCAGGCTTCACCGCGTCAGATGCTTAAGATTGTTATCTATGCAGCAATGAACAGAATCTATTCAAGTCGTGATATTGAGTCCGCCTGCAAAAGAGACATCAATTTCATGTACCTTCTGGATGGAGCACCTGCTCCAGACCATTCCACAATAGCAAGATTTATATCAATGCATCTTTCACAATGCGCTAAGCAGATCATAGCACAGGTAGGGACCATACTGCTCGAACTGGGAGAAATATCAGGCGAAAACATCTTTATCGATGGAACAAAGATAGAGTCAGTAGCCAACAAGTATACCTTTGTATGGAAAAAAGCTGTGTCCAAAAACATGATAAAGCTCACTGAAAAGATATGTGTTTTCTGCGCCGGATGTGAAGAACTTTATGGAATAAAAGTAGTCTATAACGATCAGATATCATTACATACCCTTAAGCGTCTTAGAAAGAAACTGTACAAGCTCAAGGAGGATGAAGGTATTGAATTCGTTCATGGAATTGGCAAAAGGAAAACTCAGTTGCAACGTTCGTTGGAAGCTCTTGAAGAATACATAGAAAAACTCAAAGAATACAACCATAAGCTTTATGTATGCGGCACCAGAAATAGTTATTCAAAGACTGATACCGACGCAACATTCATGAGAATGAAGGAAGATGCCATGCTCAATGGCCAGCTTAAGCCAGCATACAATCTGCAGCATGGCGTGGATTCAGAGTATGTCACATGGCTGGATGTCTTTCCGGCTCCAACAGATACCATTACATTGATACCATTTCTGAAAGACATGGAGTCACATCTTACATTCAAGTATAAAAACATCGTTGCTGATGCAGGATACGAAAGCGAAGAAAACTACATATTCATCGAGTCCAACGAGCAGGCCGCGTACATCAAGCCTCAAAACTACGAACTTTCAAAAACAAGGAAGTTCAGGAATGACATAAGCAGGCGTGAAAACATGGACTATGATCCTGAGTCAGACTGCTACACATGCAGAAATGGTCAACAGCTCCCTGCAGTATCCAAAAGAACACAAAAATCAGCAACCGGATATCAGCGTGAAGTTACGATATATGAATGCAGTAGTTGCAATAACTGCCCCTACAAGAAAGATTGCATTAAAGGGAATAACTGTAAGACCGCATTTGAAGATAGAAATAAAAAGCTTTCTGTCTCAAGAAAAATGGAAGAAAAACGAGCAGAATGTCTTGAACGGATAACCAGTGATTACGGAACACAGCTGAGGATGAACCGAAGCATCCAGGCAGAAGGATCCTTCGCAAATGTGAAAGAAGACATGAACTTCAGAAGATATCTGTACCGTGGAAAAGAAAATGTTCTTACACAGAGCATACTTTTGGCAATCGGCTATGACATAAATAAGCTGCATCATAAAATTGCTGATGAGCGAACAGGAACGCATCTGTTTGAATTAAAAAAGGTTTCATAA
- a CDS encoding helix-turn-helix domain-containing protein: MENFQLLIEAMEYIEDNLTEPIKTENIADKLHCSKSTIEKLFRYINNISIRDYIIRRRMSKVSREIVSNPEKSLLDIAVEYGYGSNEAFSRAFCSVWQVSPSEFRKNPSKFELFPGYRIDQELMEEKTMDDRKKIDISELYDCIRERKGCYLVLGDIKSLIPINEISHKAGDLAIITAMKRMEQAAGAEDIVFRIGGDEFVILTNSKEENYSNSICEEIISHNDEPIFWEKKEIPLSLYVKVICYEGRTALRYSEFFTMLQNELSEEYKRQYF; encoded by the coding sequence ATGGAAAATTTTCAGCTGCTTATAGAAGCAATGGAATATATCGAAGATAATCTCACTGAGCCTATAAAAACAGAGAACATTGCTGATAAGCTGCATTGCTCGAAATCCACTATTGAAAAGCTTTTCAGGTACATTAACAATATCAGTATCAGGGATTATATAATTCGAAGGCGTATGAGTAAGGTTTCGAGAGAAATTGTAAGTAATCCGGAAAAGTCTCTGCTCGATATAGCTGTGGAATATGGCTATGGCAGTAATGAAGCTTTTTCAAGAGCCTTTTGCAGCGTGTGGCAGGTATCGCCTTCGGAGTTTAGAAAGAATCCCTCTAAATTTGAGTTGTTTCCCGGATATAGAATTGACCAGGAGCTAATGGAGGAAAAGACGATGGATGACAGGAAGAAGATTGATATAAGTGAGCTATATGACTGCATTAGAGAAAGAAAAGGCTGCTATCTGGTGCTTGGTGATATCAAGAGCCTTATTCCTATAAATGAGATTTCTCATAAGGCAGGCGATTTGGCGATAATAACTGCTATGAAACGCATGGAACAGGCTGCAGGCGCTGAGGATATAGTTTTTCGCATTGGCGGAGATGAATTTGTTATTCTTACAAATTCTAAAGAAGAAAATTATTCGAATAGTATATGTGAAGAAATTATAAGTCATAATGATGAGCCTATATTCTGGGAGAAAAAAGAAATCCCACTCTCACTGTATGTTAAAGTAATATGTTATGAGGGCAGAACAGCTCTGAGATATTCTGAATTTTTTACCATGCTTCAAAATGAGCTAAGTGAAGAATACAAAAGGCAGTATTTTTGA
- a CDS encoding helix-turn-helix domain-containing protein: MNYLPANLKKYRIQKDLTQEDVAEFLGITAQSVSKWERGESYPDITLLPALANIFETSVDLLLGMDTIRAEQTRLDIHKKAISFQRSGNYDMAEKTYREALLIYPNKPGMILGLASTLALKGETEEAIELMERGLPISINEKQKATMRATLCFLYLKSGREDKANKLASQLPHMRESREVIQPLIQQGLRNSEIDENIKNIVLGDGEGIW, translated from the coding sequence ATGAACTATTTACCTGCAAATCTCAAAAAATATAGAATACAAAAAGACTTAACCCAGGAGGATGTTGCGGAATTCCTTGGTATAACAGCTCAGAGCGTTTCTAAATGGGAGAGAGGTGAGAGTTATCCTGATATAACGCTATTACCTGCTCTTGCCAATATATTTGAAACTAGCGTTGATCTGCTTCTTGGTATGGATACAATCCGGGCTGAGCAGACTCGCTTGGACATCCATAAGAAGGCCATCAGTTTTCAGAGAAGTGGTAATTATGATATGGCGGAAAAGACATATCGAGAAGCACTTCTGATATATCCAAATAAACCGGGAATGATATTAGGACTTGCAAGTACATTGGCATTAAAAGGAGAGACGGAAGAAGCTATAGAGCTTATGGAAAGAGGATTACCTATTTCAATAAATGAGAAACAAAAGGCGACCATGAGGGCTACACTATGCTTCCTCTATCTGAAATCAGGAAGAGAAGATAAGGCAAATAAGCTTGCATCACAGCTACCTCATATGCGAGAGAGTAGAGAGGTTATTCAGCCACTTATACAGCAAGGGCTAAGAAATTCTGAAATTGATGAAAATATTAAGAATATTGTTTTAGGTGATGGTGAAGGCATTTGGTAA
- a CDS encoding GNAT family N-acetyltransferase, which translates to MLIRNGHEADICEILQMIKDSYTPYDDLICDISIPTYTREEIHSLLNEPQSDVWVVEDNGNIVGMAAGTEFGPCAYHLKMLFVLGKSQYQGIGRELLKKEHEKDAFLYLQ; encoded by the coding sequence TTGCTTATTAGAAACGGCCACGAAGCGGATATTTGCGAAATATTACAGATGATAAAAGATTCCTACACACCATATGATGACTTAATCTGCGATATCAGTATTCCGACATATACCCGTGAAGAAATACACTCCTTGCTGAATGAGCCGCAGAGCGATGTCTGGGTTGTAGAAGATAACGGAAATATAGTCGGTATGGCTGCTGGGACAGAATTTGGTCCATGTGCATATCATCTGAAAATGTTGTTTGTTTTAGGAAAAAGCCAATATCAGGGTATCGGAAGAGAACTCCTGAAGAAAGAGCACGAGAAAGACGCTTTTCTTTACTTACAGTAA
- a CDS encoding DUF2441 domain-containing protein → MPKKAGEHIVLDKSHPNGVHKRVYDHIKTVEDIYNNPDKYKDVELDYSVMVALRELALEKVRKQKYPQYPSRMASIYVSKSFKEAEQWGDYFAKLGRPTYGIAKINVNGNTYEGDAYKCFDGCVSEEENLKMAEAYWSNGENADGHRVILEILADGDIEVVEIVKEINANI, encoded by the coding sequence ATGCCCAAGAAAGCAGGAGAGCATATAGTACTAGATAAGAGCCATCCTAATGGTGTTCATAAGAGAGTATATGACCATATCAAGACAGTTGAAGACATATACAACAATCCGGATAAATACAAGGATGTAGAGCTAGACTATTCAGTAATGGTTGCGCTTCGAGAACTTGCACTTGAGAAAGTAAGAAAGCAAAAGTATCCGCAGTATCCTTCAAGGATGGCATCGATTTATGTTTCAAAATCGTTTAAAGAAGCAGAACAATGGGGTGATTATTTTGCTAAACTTGGTCGTCCAACGTATGGAATTGCAAAGATCAATGTTAATGGAAATACCTATGAAGGCGATGCATATAAGTGCTTTGATGGATGCGTCTCCGAAGAAGAAAATCTTAAAATGGCTGAAGCATACTGGAGCAATGGAGAAAATGCAGACGGCCATAGGGTAATTTTAGAGATTCTTGCAGATGGGGATATTGAGGTTGTTGAGATAGTAAAAGAAATCAATGCTAATATCTGA
- a CDS encoding GNAT family N-acetyltransferase, producing the protein MHILLETDRLKITEMTMDMAMDVHKNSLDEDIRRFVPDEVFETLEDAKETIEFIMSQYNATEGPLIYALITKEEDTNIGYVQLVPIGDGKWEIGYHVAKQYTGKGYATEAVNAFLPVITERVGISEVYGIRLLENKASGRVLEKCGFETFFTGEGPYHDGVYEISKSVWKKAVSGYCLQQGGV; encoded by the coding sequence ATGCATATTTTATTGGAAACAGATAGATTAAAAATAACAGAAATGACAATGGATATGGCAATGGATGTTCACAAAAACTCATTGGATGAGGATATTAGAAGATTCGTTCCTGATGAAGTTTTTGAGACACTTGAAGATGCAAAGGAAACTATAGAATTCATAATGTCACAGTATAACGCTACTGAAGGACCGCTTATCTACGCGCTGATTACAAAGGAAGAAGATACGAATATAGGTTATGTGCAGTTGGTTCCAATCGGTGATGGTAAATGGGAAATTGGATATCATGTAGCAAAACAGTACACCGGAAAGGGGTATGCTACAGAGGCAGTAAACGCTTTCCTCCCAGTGATAACAGAACGAGTTGGTATTTCAGAAGTTTATGGTATTCGCCTTCTAGAGAATAAAGCATCAGGCAGAGTTCTGGAAAAATGTGGATTCGAAACCTTTTTTACCGGAGAAGGTCCATATCATGACGGAGTATATGAAATCAGTAAGAGCGTTTGGAAGAAAGCGGTTAGCGGATACTGTTTACAGCAAGGAGGAGTATGA
- a CDS encoding MATE family efflux transporter yields MTNIEQTTQNMTSGNSMKQIILFFLPLLWGNLFQQLYSLVDSIIVGKGISDQALAAVGATGTLNFLILGFVVGMTRGFGITFAQSFGKNDMAMLNAYIRAAKKLSIMFGMAFTVVCVSLLNKMLTFLNTPEDIFDDSYRYFAVILLGIVVTVMNNLEITILQSMGDSRTPLTAMICSSLVNIMLDIIFIMAFGTGVVGAAVATVVSQFVSYLLCLKKLRTIDFMSLGKDTSEIADEKNILVELMKIGLPVALMNSVTAAGAMVLQYFVNLMGSAYVAAYSACMKFASLFEQFGMSVGLSMMTFVGQNKGAGKYDRIRTGVRQGLMLSTLVNVPISLLMIFVPGSLARMLLTDNMIIGYCTDFMPIMGISFFALGWLFVYRYSVQGLGNTFIPMLSGGLEVIMRLIFGFLVGRNGFKGIAISEVSAWIGAFLMLMVTYYCLIGKRTKAIA; encoded by the coding sequence ATGACAAATATAGAACAGACCACACAAAATATGACCTCTGGAAACAGTATGAAACAGATCATACTGTTCTTTTTGCCCTTATTATGGGGAAATCTTTTCCAACAACTATATAGTCTTGTGGATAGCATTATAGTTGGCAAGGGAATCTCGGATCAGGCGCTGGCTGCTGTTGGGGCAACCGGGACACTTAACTTCCTTATACTTGGATTTGTTGTGGGGATGACCAGAGGATTTGGCATAACCTTTGCCCAGAGCTTTGGAAAAAACGATATGGCTATGCTGAATGCATACATCAGAGCAGCCAAGAAGCTCAGTATCATGTTTGGAATGGCCTTTACTGTTGTATGCGTTTCTTTGCTCAATAAGATGCTGACGTTCTTGAACACTCCTGAAGATATCTTTGACGATTCGTATAGATATTTTGCTGTGATCTTATTGGGAATTGTAGTGACGGTTATGAATAACCTTGAGATTACAATTCTCCAGTCAATGGGAGATTCCAGAACGCCCCTCACTGCTATGATCTGTTCATCACTCGTGAACATCATGCTTGATATTATTTTCATAATGGCCTTTGGCACAGGAGTTGTCGGAGCAGCAGTGGCAACAGTGGTCTCTCAGTTTGTATCATACCTTTTGTGCCTTAAAAAGCTTAGAACCATCGATTTTATGAGTCTGGGAAAAGACACGTCAGAAATAGCAGATGAAAAGAATATTTTGGTTGAACTGATGAAAATAGGACTTCCTGTGGCACTTATGAATTCGGTCACAGCTGCAGGGGCCATGGTATTGCAGTACTTCGTAAATCTTATGGGAAGCGCATATGTGGCAGCCTATTCAGCCTGCATGAAATTTGCATCACTCTTTGAGCAGTTCGGAATGTCCGTAGGTCTTTCCATGATGACCTTTGTGGGGCAAAATAAGGGCGCTGGCAAATATGACAGGATACGCACAGGAGTAAGACAGGGCCTGATGCTCTCTACACTTGTGAATGTGCCTATATCGCTCCTTATGATATTTGTGCCCGGAAGCCTGGCAAGGATGCTGCTGACTGACAACATGATAATCGGTTATTGTACCGATTTCATGCCGATCATGGGAATAAGCTTTTTTGCCCTGGGATGGCTTTTTGTATACAGATACTCTGTTCAGGGGTTGGGCAATACCTTTATACCAATGCTCTCAGGCGGGCTCGAAGTCATTATGAGACTGATCTTTGGCTTTTTGGTAGGAAGGAACGGATTTAAGGGAATTGCCATTTCTGAAGTATCTGCATGGATAGGCGCTTTTCTGATGCTCATGGTGACATACTATTGTTTAATTGGCAAAAGAACTAAAGCAATAGCATAA
- a CDS encoding DUF3795 domain-containing protein — MDKSWSENNKEIQKLLMKEATFKEAIQKLLAFREEMFEQITQIVSGYPDEAFAKMPFAGADGYHSKTLAYSIWHIFRIEDIVAHEMIAGDSQILFTNDFHNRIGAPIITTGNELQGNEIAEFSEKLNIKELYLYVKAVKESTDQILGDLTYKDLKQKFGDDVKEKLIRSKCVSENENAFWLIDYWCGKDIKGLIQMPFCRHWIMHIEAMRRIKNKLCKIARKGVDPVAYCGFSCNHCFLSEWCGSCRTKYNVCSFATCAEDRTCPNVKCCKEKNLDGCYECDELEKCNKGFYIPSNDGANAAKAQALYIRKYGKKAFLKVHDRLHEKYDFQKTQEVLGQDYREGLRILEESYME, encoded by the coding sequence ATGGACAAATCATGGTCAGAAAACAATAAAGAAATACAGAAATTGTTGATGAAGGAAGCAACCTTTAAAGAGGCTATTCAGAAGCTTTTGGCTTTCCGAGAGGAAATGTTCGAGCAGATCACTCAGATTGTGAGTGGATATCCGGATGAGGCCTTTGCTAAAATGCCCTTTGCGGGTGCGGACGGATATCACAGTAAAACCCTTGCCTATTCTATCTGGCATATTTTCAGGATTGAAGATATAGTTGCCCATGAGATGATAGCAGGGGATAGTCAAATTCTTTTTACAAATGACTTTCATAATCGCATTGGCGCACCTATTATTACTACGGGTAATGAACTTCAGGGGAACGAGATTGCAGAGTTTTCAGAAAAACTGAATATTAAAGAACTATATCTGTATGTAAAAGCTGTAAAGGAATCTACGGATCAGATTCTTGGAGATTTGACATACAAGGATTTAAAGCAAAAATTCGGCGACGATGTAAAGGAAAAACTTATCCGCAGTAAATGTGTCAGTGAGAATGAGAATGCCTTTTGGCTGATTGATTACTGGTGCGGTAAGGATATAAAAGGACTGATTCAGATGCCATTTTGCCGTCACTGGATCATGCATATCGAAGCCATGCGCCGCATCAAGAATAAACTCTGCAAGATAGCACGAAAGGGTGTTGATCCTGTTGCTTATTGTGGCTTTTCCTGTAATCACTGTTTTCTTTCAGAGTGGTGCGGATCCTGCAGAACGAAGTACAATGTCTGCTCTTTTGCCACCTGTGCTGAGGACAGAACATGTCCGAATGTGAAATGCTGTAAGGAAAAAAATTTGGACGGATGTTATGAGTGTGATGAGCTCGAAAAATGCAATAAAGGATTCTATATTCCATCAAATGACGGAGCAAATGCAGCAAAGGCTCAGGCATTATATATAAGGAAATACGGAAAGAAGGCGTTCCTCAAGGTTCATGACAGACTACATGAGAAATATGACTTCCAAAAGACACAGGAAGTTTTAGGACAGGATTATAGGGAAGGACTGAGAATTCTGGAGGAAAGCTATATGGAATAA
- a CDS encoding GNAT family N-acetyltransferase, whose amino-acid sequence MRIKEQKYLLPDGREVIIKSAGPEDAMKIKLHREATANETHFMAREPEDGQLCLERITEILGSIAESDRDFMVNAYIGDELVGDLGVTLIRPHVKYLHRAYLGMSIRQMYTGMGLGSFMMQIALDQAKANGFEQVELGVYSDNDRARHMYRKMGFKEYGMNPRAFKLKDGTYRDEIIMANIFAG is encoded by the coding sequence ATGAGAATAAAGGAGCAGAAATATCTATTACCGGATGGACGAGAGGTTATCATTAAGAGTGCAGGCCCGGAGGATGCTATGAAGATAAAGCTTCACAGGGAAGCAACTGCTAATGAAACACATTTTATGGCAAGAGAACCTGAAGATGGTCAGTTATGTCTTGAGAGAATCACAGAGATTCTTGGAAGCATTGCAGAAAGTGACAGAGACTTCATGGTAAATGCCTATATTGGAGATGAGCTGGTTGGGGATCTTGGCGTAACCCTCATAAGGCCACATGTTAAATACCTTCATCGCGCCTATCTTGGGATGTCAATTCGCCAAATGTACACAGGAATGGGACTCGGAAGCTTCATGATGCAGATTGCGTTGGATCAGGCGAAGGCAAATGGTTTTGAGCAGGTAGAACTGGGAGTTTACAGCGATAATGACAGAGCAAGGCATATGTACAGGAAGATGGGATTCAAGGAATATGGGATGAATCCAAGAGCTTTCAAGCTAAAGGACGGAACATACCGAGATGAGATTATAATGGCAAATATATTTGCGGGTTAA
- a CDS encoding MarR family winged helix-turn-helix transcriptional regulator, which translates to MNYDEAMNIEKVTFGDMPPQPFLLGLLSAFDNRYQAAADAYFKEITWKQFFAIICINLCKEPPTLNELSDVMGSSHQNVKQILLKLEKKGFVSAVPDDKDKRKQRIFVTDKCRTFLEQNDNNGQQSQYVIGRIFDGIDEKSLQTTIQTIMKMERNLSEL; encoded by the coding sequence ATGAATTACGATGAAGCAATGAATATCGAAAAAGTAACGTTTGGAGATATGCCTCCACAGCCGTTTTTACTCGGATTACTCAGTGCATTTGATAACAGATATCAGGCTGCAGCAGATGCATATTTCAAGGAGATTACCTGGAAACAGTTCTTTGCAATAATCTGTATCAACCTATGCAAGGAACCTCCGACGTTAAATGAGCTTTCTGATGTAATGGGAAGTTCTCATCAAAATGTGAAGCAGATTTTACTTAAGCTTGAGAAAAAGGGGTTTGTCTCTGCAGTTCCTGATGATAAAGACAAGCGAAAGCAACGGATCTTTGTCACAGATAAATGCAGGACTTTTTTGGAACAGAATGACAATAACGGCCAACAGAGCCAATATGTCATCGGAAGAATATTTGATGGAATCGATGAAAAGAGCCTTCAGACTACCATACAAACTATCATGAAAATGGAAAGGAATTTGAGCGAGTTATGA
- a CDS encoding flavodoxin domain-containing protein: MKTLIIYTSQTGFTKRYAEWIAEKTGGDLLELKDAQKKSDDYFKDFDAICYGGWLMAANVVKVKWFFEKANNWKNKRLALFCVGGSPNDNPDIDTFLQNTLTKEQHKYIKIFYCQGGFNYEKMKTPSRLAMKMFVSTLRNKKDATEKEKVMAEKMASSYDISDVKYIEPIVAYLLEKDNEKAV, translated from the coding sequence ATGAAAACACTGATCATTTACACATCACAGACAGGATTTACTAAAAGATATGCAGAGTGGATTGCAGAGAAAACGGGCGGAGATTTACTTGAACTTAAGGATGCTCAGAAGAAGAGTGATGATTACTTCAAGGATTTTGATGCAATCTGCTACGGCGGTTGGCTTATGGCAGCGAATGTTGTTAAGGTTAAATGGTTCTTTGAAAAGGCCAATAACTGGAAGAATAAACGTCTTGCTTTGTTCTGTGTAGGAGGCAGCCCTAATGACAATCCTGATATAGATACTTTTCTTCAGAATACACTCACTAAGGAGCAGCATAAGTATATTAAAATATTCTACTGTCAGGGCGGTTTTAACTATGAAAAGATGAAGACACCATCCAGACTTGCAATGAAGATGTTTGTATCAACTCTCAGGAATAAAAAAGATGCTACTGAGAAAGAAAAGGTCATGGCCGAGAAGATGGCTTCATCCTATGATATTTCTGATGTCAAATATATAGAACCTATAGTGGCTTATCTGTTGGAGAAAGATAATGAAAAGGCTGTTTAA